Proteins found in one Egicoccus sp. AB-alg2 genomic segment:
- the recR gene encoding recombination mediator RecR, with product MYEGAVQDLIDELGRLPGVGPKSAQRIAFHLLQADAVDAKRLADAITRVKDTVRFCARCWNVSEAEECRICRDPRRDASVLCVVEEARDVIAIERTREYRGRYHVLGGAISPIDGIGPDDLHVRELVRRLDDEPVDELIIATNPNVEGEATASYLSRLFEPLGVRITRLASGLPVGGDLDYADEVTLGRAFAGRRDVRA from the coding sequence ATGTACGAGGGTGCCGTCCAGGACCTCATCGACGAGCTCGGGCGCCTGCCCGGGGTCGGCCCGAAGAGCGCCCAACGGATCGCGTTCCACCTGCTGCAGGCCGACGCCGTCGACGCCAAACGGCTGGCCGACGCGATCACACGCGTGAAGGACACGGTGCGCTTCTGCGCCCGGTGCTGGAACGTCAGCGAGGCCGAGGAGTGCCGCATCTGTCGCGACCCGCGGCGCGACGCCAGCGTGCTGTGCGTCGTCGAGGAGGCCCGCGACGTCATCGCGATCGAGCGCACCCGCGAGTACCGCGGCCGCTACCACGTGCTGGGCGGCGCCATCTCGCCGATCGACGGCATCGGCCCCGACGACCTGCACGTGCGTGAGCTGGTCCGGCGTCTGGACGACGAACCCGTCGACGAGCTGATCATCGCGACCAATCCGAACGTGGAGGGCGAGGCCACCGCCTCCTACCTCTCGCGACTCTTCGAGCCGCTCGGGGTCCGCATCACCCGGCTCGCCAGCGGACTGCCGGTCGGCGGCGACCTCGACTACGCCGACGAGGTCACGCTGGGACGGGCCTTCGCCGGGCGTCGCGACGTCCGCGCCTGA
- the dnaX gene encoding DNA polymerase III subunit gamma/tau: MAYVSLYRKYRPQSFADVVGQQHVIQTLVHAIEEDRLHHAYLFTGPRGTGKTSTARLLAKAINCEEGPTPTPCGTCEHCTAIADGSSVDVIELDMASHGGVDDARELRDRALYAPARARRKVYILDEVHMASTAAFNALLKLIEEPPAHVLFAMATTDPQKVLPTILSRVQRLDLRRVSAPEVAGNVRRLCEAEGYTIDDGAVEAIVRAGDGSLRDTQSVLEQVLAFAGTEVSAEAVAQVLGHTPADRVFETVELVAGRDLAGLLAMVQGLLDEGHDLRRFTLDLVQHLRDVLVLQVAPDRPDLVDATDERRRQLQAQTAALPRESLLRAVDLLAQTVVEQRQGSPRLPLELTLAKLAVPGADGDVAGLADRVARLESGGVVAPARASAAGGAAAGAAGTRSAAPSESVAPSEAAAPSRGAAAPRAGAGAPPASTPESPKAADGEASRPAAAASAPGATGRETPLQARARARSQATGAPAAADEAAATSTSSAGQRPTPAPAATPPTDDTGSATPPVDDAAPRDGDTATPAAGSEQVDELDLLQRHWDGVLELVKNRSRRSHAVFLPATVTAVSRGIVTLRYGQRYASFHAQNASKAEFADTLKEAIERACGLRLRIEVVVEGDDDRRRPVPPSVTPDDARTPVLDDGPTPAEVEDVREAEAALPATVEAAQTDELLARELGAELLEERPAPGTA; encoded by the coding sequence GTGGCCTACGTGTCGCTGTACCGCAAGTACCGCCCGCAGTCCTTCGCGGACGTGGTCGGCCAGCAGCACGTCATCCAGACGCTGGTGCACGCCATCGAGGAGGACCGGCTCCACCACGCCTACCTCTTCACCGGCCCCCGCGGGACCGGCAAGACCTCCACCGCACGGCTGCTGGCCAAGGCCATCAACTGCGAGGAGGGCCCGACGCCCACCCCGTGCGGCACCTGCGAGCACTGCACGGCCATCGCGGACGGCAGCTCGGTCGACGTGATCGAGCTGGACATGGCCTCGCACGGCGGCGTCGACGACGCCCGCGAGCTGCGTGACCGCGCCCTGTACGCCCCGGCCCGGGCGCGGCGCAAGGTCTACATCCTCGACGAGGTCCACATGGCCTCCACAGCGGCGTTCAACGCGCTGCTCAAGCTCATCGAGGAACCGCCGGCCCATGTGCTGTTCGCGATGGCGACCACCGACCCGCAGAAGGTCCTGCCGACCATCCTCTCGCGGGTGCAGCGGCTGGACCTGCGCCGCGTGTCGGCCCCGGAGGTCGCCGGCAACGTGCGGCGGCTGTGCGAGGCCGAGGGCTACACCATCGACGACGGCGCCGTGGAGGCGATCGTCCGCGCCGGTGACGGCTCGCTGCGCGACACGCAGTCGGTGCTGGAGCAGGTGCTGGCGTTCGCGGGCACCGAGGTGTCCGCGGAAGCCGTCGCGCAGGTTCTCGGTCACACCCCGGCCGACCGCGTCTTCGAGACCGTCGAGCTGGTCGCGGGCCGGGACCTCGCCGGCCTGTTGGCGATGGTGCAGGGCCTGCTCGACGAGGGGCACGACCTGCGGCGTTTCACGCTCGACCTCGTCCAGCACCTGCGCGACGTGCTGGTGCTGCAGGTGGCGCCCGACCGGCCCGACCTGGTCGACGCCACCGACGAGCGTCGCCGTCAGCTGCAGGCGCAGACCGCCGCGCTGCCGCGCGAGTCGCTGCTACGGGCCGTCGACCTGCTGGCGCAGACCGTCGTCGAGCAGCGCCAGGGCTCGCCGCGACTGCCACTGGAACTGACCCTGGCCAAGCTGGCCGTCCCCGGCGCGGACGGGGACGTGGCCGGGCTCGCCGACCGGGTGGCCCGGCTGGAGTCCGGCGGCGTGGTGGCGCCCGCCCGGGCGTCGGCTGCCGGGGGCGCGGCTGCCGGGGCGGCGGGCACCCGTTCCGCCGCGCCGTCCGAGAGCGTCGCACCGTCGGAGGCCGCCGCGCCGTCCAGGGGGGCAGCGGCGCCGCGTGCGGGCGCGGGAGCACCACCGGCGTCCACGCCGGAATCGCCGAAGGCAGCCGATGGGGAGGCGTCGCGGCCAGCCGCCGCAGCGTCGGCTCCCGGCGCGACCGGTCGCGAGACCCCGCTGCAGGCCCGTGCCCGTGCCCGCAGCCAGGCCACCGGCGCGCCCGCCGCTGCAGACGAGGCGGCTGCCACCTCGACGTCTTCTGCCGGGCAGCGCCCGACGCCGGCCCCCGCGGCCACGCCGCCGACCGACGACACCGGCAGCGCCACGCCACCGGTCGACGACGCCGCGCCCCGCGACGGTGACACGGCCACGCCGGCGGCCGGGTCCGAGCAGGTCGACGAGCTCGACCTGCTGCAGCGGCACTGGGACGGCGTGCTCGAGCTGGTGAAGAACCGCAGCCGCCGCAGCCACGCGGTGTTCCTGCCCGCCACCGTCACGGCCGTCTCGCGCGGCATCGTCACCCTGCGCTACGGGCAGCGCTACGCGTCCTTCCACGCCCAGAACGCCAGCAAGGCGGAGTTCGCCGACACGCTCAAGGAAGCGATCGAGCGTGCCTGCGGCCTGCGCCTGCGCATCGAGGTCGTCGTCGAGGGGGACGACGACCGCCGTCGTCCGGTGCCCCCGTCGGTGACGCCCGACGACGCCCGCACGCCGGTGCTCGACGACGGCCCCACGCCGGCCGAGGTCGAGGACGTCCGCGAGGCCGAGGCGGCCCTGCCCGCCACGGTCGAGGCCGCGCAGACCGACGAGTTGCTGGCCCGCGAGCTCGGTGCCGAGCTCCTCGAGGAGCGCCCCGCCCCCGGCACCGCCTGA